Below is a genomic region from Bacillus mycoides.
ATCAATTTGTTAATTATTAGCAACTGTGAGATTACATCTTCTTCTATTACTATGGTGAATACTACATGGTAAAATCTCAAGTTCAAGATTGTTAATAAGACTTTTGTATTACCACTAACTTTTCAAAAGATCAAAACTAAACAATTTATTGTATATCACATATCATCTATCAAAAGGAGAAAGACGATGAAAAAATTATTTATTTCACTAACAGTTCTGTTCGTCCTTGTTATGAGTGCTTGTAGCAACGGTTCAACAGACAAGAAGAACGACGCAAAAGGTAAGAAATCAGAAACAATTACATACCAATCTGAAAATGGTAAAGTAGAAGTTCCAGCAAATCCACAACGTGTTGTTGTCCTATCATCATTCGCTGGTAACGTAATGTCATTAGGGGTAAATCTTGTTGGGGTAGATTCATGGTCTAAACAAAACCCACGTTTCGATAGCAAACTGAAAAATGTCGCTGAAGTATCAGATGAAAATGTTGAAAAGATTGCAGAATTAAATCCAGATTTAATCATTGGTTTATCAAATATTAAAAATGTTGATAAGTTAAAGAAAATCGCTCCTACTGTAACATACACTTACGGAAAAGTTGATTACTTAACACAACACTTAGAAATCGGTAAATTATTAAATAAAGAAAAAGAAGCAAAAACTTGGGTTGATGATTTCAAGAAACGCGCACAAACAGCTGGAAAAGACATTAAAGCGAAGATTGGTGAAGATGCAACAGTTTCTGTTGTTGAAAACTTCAACAAACAGCTTTACGTATACGGCGAAAACTGGGGCCGCGGAACAGAAATTCTTTACCAAGAAATGAAATTAAAAATGCCTGAAAAAGTAAAAGAAAAAGCTTTAAAGGAAGGATACTACGCATTATCTACTGAGGTATTACCTGAGTTTGCTGGTGATTACTTAATCGTAAGTAAAAACAAAGATACTGATAACTCATTCCAAGAGACAGAATCATATAAAAACATTCCAGCAGTAAAAAATAATCGTGTATATGAAGCAAACATGATGGAATTCTATTTCAATGATCCACTTACATTAGATTTCCAACTAGACTTCTTCAAGAAGAGCTTTCTTGGTCAATAATACAAACATGAGGAATTCTTAATTTAAGAATTCCTCTTCCTTTATTCTATGAAAAGAAAAGATGTGAAACGAATGAAAAAAGAGCAAGACAACCTACGTTCCAACGCTTTTACATACAAATTAATTTTGAGTATCATTGCATTCTTTCTTATTTTTATGTTTGCAATGGTGTTAGGCGCTGCAGATACTTCTATAAAAGACGTATGGTTAGCACTTACTTCCTCTGCTAAAGGAGATAAGCTATCCATCCTTCGTGAAATACGTTTACCACGTGAAGTTGCTGCTATTTTTGTAGGGGCTGGACTCGCTGTTTCTGGTGCAATTATGCAAGGATTAACGCGAAACCCACTTGCCGATCCTGGATTACTTGGCCTAACTGGTGGCGCAAATGCTGCACTTGCACTAACACTTGCCTTCAATCCTTCTATAAGCTACCTTTACTTAACACTAGCTTGCTTTATCGGTGCTGCAATTGGCGCTATTATGGTATTTGGAATTGGCATGGTGAAAAAGGGCGGACTTTCCCCTCTTCGAATTGTATTAGCTGGTGCTGCTGTTTCAGCATTTCTACTTGCAATCTCAGAAGGTGTTGGCATTTACTTTAAAATTTCACAAGATGTATCAATGTGGACGGCTGGGGGCGTAATTGGAACGAGTTGGAGCCAATTAAAAATTATTATTCCGGTTATTTCAATAAGTATATTTATCGCTATCTTACTTGCAAAGAAATTAACAGTTCTTAGTTTCAGTGAAGAAGTTGCTGTTGGACTCGGTCAAAAGATTATCGTCATTAAAACAATTTTATTTATCATTATTATCTTGCTTGCAGGTGCTTCTGTAGCGCTTGTCGGAAACATGGCATTTATCGGCTTAATGATACCTCATATGGTTCGTCCAATCGTTGGACCAGATTACCGTTTTGTTATACCGATGTCAGCGATCGCTGGTGCTTCCTTTATGCTGCTCGCAGATACAATCGGACGTACAATTAACGCTCCGTATGAAACACCAGTTGCTGCAATCGTCGCAATTGTAGGATTACCATTCTTCCTATTTATTGTACGTAAAGGAGGAAGAACTTTCTCATGATGCAATCTATTCTAAAGAAACAACGCCTTATCATACTTGCATTACTCATACTTACCATCACAACAATTGTAATTGGAATGGGACTCGGTTCTGCCGCTCTCTCCTATGACAGATTAATCCCAACACTTATGGGACAAGGTTCATTTAAAGAAGAATTCGTTTTATATTCTTTAAGGCTACCTAGAATCGTCATTACATTATTAGCCGGTATGGCACTCGCTTTATCAGGTGCTATATTACAAGGTATTACCCGAAACGATTTAGCTGAACCTGGTATTCTCGGCATTAACGCTGGTGCTGGTGTTGCAGTTTCTGTTTTCTTTCTATACTTCCCGATAGACGTAGGTTCATTTCTTTACCTACTACCAGTCGTTGGATTTATCGGTGCGTTTCTAACAGCTGTTCTAATTTACGTATTTTCATATAGCAAATCCACAGGCCTTCAGCCAATAAGATTAACATTAACCGGCATCGGTTTTTCCTTTGCACTATCTGGCGCGATGATTGTACTTATTTCATCTGCAGATCGTATGAAAGTAGACTTTATCGCTAAATGGATTGCCGGAAACATTTGGGGAGATGACTGGACATTTGTTTTAGCAATGCTTCCTTGGCTAATCGTATTAATCCCATTTGTTTTCTATAAGGCAAATAGATTAAATATACTAGCATTAAACGAGCCAGTAGCAATCGGTGTTGGAATTGAAATTGAAAAAGAACGAAGATACTTATTAATCGCAGCCGTTGCACTTGCTGCCGCTGCTGTTTCCGTAACAGGAGGCATTAGCTTTATCGGACTTATGGCTCCTCACATCGCCAAATCTTTAGTAGGTCCAAGGCATCAAATATTCATCCCTATCGCCGTTTTAATCGGCGGATGGTTATTACTACTAGCGGATACAATTGGACGAAATATCGTCGAACCTAGCGGTATTCCAGCTGGTATTGTCGTTGCTTTAATTGGTGCACCTTACTTTATGTATTTGTTATTGAAGAAGGCATAGAGAAACACCCTCAAGATTTTTTTCTTGAGGGTGTTTTCATTTCATTTTACTGCTGCCCATACCCTTCAAACTTCTTCGCCAAATTCTCCATCTCGTCTTCTGGCAGTAATTTCGGTTCTCCGACACTTTTCGTTTGATAATAAATTTGAGCACAAAACTCTATTTCTTCTGCAATAGTAAACGCCATTTTTATATTATTCGCTCCGGCCATTAAACCATGGTTCGCAAGTAAAACTGCACGGCGATCAATCATGCCCTCGAAAGCAGCCTCTGCTAATTGCTCCGTACCAAATGTTTCATACGGTGCACAGCGTACATTCGGGCCTGCAAAAGCAATTAAATACGATACTGCAGGAAGTTCCCACCCTAATGATGCGATTGTCTTCGCGTAAGGAGAATGTGTATGCACAAGCGCATTTATATCTTCACGATTTCTATAATAGATAAGGTGCATATCTAATTCGCTTGATGGTTTTCTCTCTCCTTCTATCACTTCACCATCTAAATTCAATATAACTACATCTTCAGGCGTCGTTTCATAATAATCTAGACCACTTGGGCTAATTGCAACAAGACCTTGTTCACGATTGAAAATACTAATATTACCGCCAGTCCCCTTTGTTAAACCACTAGAAATCATTTTCTTTCCGTACGCTACAACTTCTTCTCTTTCTTTTTGCAGTAACATATACATCCCCCTAGTAAGAAACTTATGATGACTATTTTTCTAAAAACTATCTACTTATTGAAATAACTTTTTTAAATTCTCCATAAACGGTGCTCTCACAATTCCTTTTTCCGTAATAATCGCTGTTACATTTTCATATGGCGTGACATCAAATGCCGGATTGTATACTTTACTTTCTTGAGGAGCAGAGTATTGTCCGAAACGATTGATCACTTCAGAAGCATCCCTTTCTTCAATTGGAATTTCTTTTCCTGTCAGTGTTTTCAAATCAATTGTCGGCGTTGGTGCTGCTACATAAAACGGAATGTTATAATATTTAGCCAAAATCGAAACACCTAATGTTCCAATTTTATTTGCTACATCCCCGTTTGCTGCTACACGATCACATCCAACGATTACTGCATCGATTTTCCCTTGTGACATGACCATTGCCGCCATATTATCTGTAATGACCGTTACATCAATTCCCGCTCGCTGCAGTTCTAATGCCGTTAACGTTGAACCTTGTAATCTAGGGCGTGTTTCATCGGAATAGATTTTTAAGTCCCATCCTTTTTCTTTCGCTAAGTACATTGGAGCTGTCGCAGTTCCATACTTAGTCGTTGCTAACGCACCTGCATTACAATGCGTTAATACCCCCATGCCATCATGGAATAATGTTAATGCATGTTCTCCAATTTGACGGTTAATTTCTTCATCTTCTCTATGAATCTCTTTTGCTTCTTCTAATAATCTATCTTTCAACTGCGCAATTGATAAGTGAGCATTCTCTTTCGCGACACTTTCCATTCTTTCAAGCGCCCAAAATAAATTTACTGCCGTCGGTCTTGATGTCGCTAAGTATGCACATACCTTTTTTACTTCCGCTATGAATTCTTCCGCCGAACTTTCCGCAACTTCCTTTACTCCTAAATACACACCGTAGGCTGCTGAAACACCTATTGCCGGCGCTCCTCGTACTTTCATTACTTGAATCGCATCCCACACACCCTCAGCCGTTTTAAAAGATTCATAGACTACTTCGTTCGGTAATACCGTTTGATCCAATAACACTAAAGCATCATCTTTCCACTGAATTGGTATTAATTGCTCTGCCATCATCTTCTCCCCTTATTTCGCACTATGCATTGACTGTTTTTTTAACGTTTCTACAAAGCTGCTACCTGTTTTATATTGATTCGCTTGTAAAATAAACTTCTTCGCTGTCTGAAGACAAATTCGCTCCGCTCTAGCACGCGCCTCTTCATTCTCAATACAAGTCATATCCTTTACCTTCGCTAGACCAACAATACGACGAATTAACTCAAGACCCGTCACTGCAGCTGTATCCTCTAATACAGATTGTAAATAAACTCGGTTAAAGCCTTCTTCCTTCGCCATAATCTCTGTCACATGAATATCCCAAGCGTCTAAAAACTTCTTCTTAAATAAATCAATTACATCTATCATGGTAGATTCTATCCAGTTCATATATGTATCTTTCTCAATACCAGATTGCATCACTGCATCTGCATTCACCCATGCAAACATTAAATTCGCCATTATATTCCCAACGTCATATCCCATAGGTCCATAAAAAGCAAATTCAGGATCAATAACCTTTGTAGAATCACTTTTTACAAAAACAGAACCAGTATGTAAATCACCGTGAAGTAGCGCTTGTGCATTCGTCATAAACGAAAACTTAAGTTTTGCTACTTCCATACGAAGCTCTTTATCACTATAAATATGCTCCCTAATCCATCCTTCATTTAATTGAAACAATTCGTTGCGTTTATTATGGTTTGTGAATGGCTCTGAATATACGAGGTCCTCTGTAATCTCACATAACTCAGGATTTATATAATTCTTCACGAGTTCCTTCTTCTCTTTATGATTCATTACAACATCTGATGTTAATAGAAGGGTATTTACCATAAAAGTAGTTAAATCATCAGCAAGCCTCGGAAACATTTGATGATTTATGAGTGCTGTACGCAATATTGTGTGATCTGATAAATCTTCCATCACGCAACAATTCATCACACTATCAAACAAATATACATTTGGCACGAGTCCAGATGCTAACTCTCCTTCTAATCGCAAAACATCTGATTCTATACGGATTCGATTCGTCGACAACTTAAACTCATCTGAAATACGCGCTGTATCCCCAGCTTGCTTTACAATGACAGAAATGTTCTTCTGTTCATCCCAAACGCGGAACACATAATTTAAATTACCATCACCTATTTCTTTACACTTTAGCCCCTTTGCATGCTCGAACTTAGGTAATTTCTCTTGCACATATGCAATCACATCTTTAGCTTCCATTAAAAAATACTTCGTGAACTTAGACATGGTTTCCCCTCCACACTAAATGTAAACGTTTTCTAAAAGTCGTAAAAAATAATAGACTGAAACTTTTTCAATCTATACTATATCTTCTCTATTGCAATACATATCTCGCTTTTATTATATCTTGTTAGAAATGAGCGTCAATGTTTCTATTTCTCATTGCAATATACTTCTTATTATATATATTTATGATGACAATAATTGTTCACAAAGATTCCGATACATTTTGTTTTATTTATTGCACAATTCTTTGTAAAATAGAAGTAAGCAGTTCCTTTTCAAATCCACAACTTCTAAGAAATATTTCCTTCCTAAGAATTTATACTTACACCATGTCTCTAACATACACACTACTCTTTCAAACACTCATTGAAAATTTATGACTTGAAAATTACCTTTTAATTCCCTAACAGCCTTAATTGAGAATAAATATTAATTAAATTGGTATAAAGTTGGTTTATTCTCTTGACAAAATAACCACTTCTATATGATAATTAATATCGAATTAGAATTATTATAGTTAATTAAAAAATATATTTTATGAGCAAACTAATTTCCGATGCTCAAAACCAACCTTTAGGAGGAATTTTAATATGTTATTAATCGGCACAGAAGTAAAACCGTTTAAAGCTAATGCTTACCATAATGGAGAATTTATCCAAGTTACTGACGAAAGTTTAAAAGGAAAATGGAGCGTAGTTTGTTTCTATCCAGCAGACTTCACATTCGTTTGTCCAACTGAACTTGAAGACTTACAAAACCAATACGCAACTCTAAAAGACTTAGGCGTTGAAGTATACTCTGTATCTACAGACACTCACTTCACTCACAAAGCATGGCATGATAGCTCAGAAACTATCGGCAAAATCGAATACATTATGATTGGTGACCCAACTCGCACAATCACTACAAACTTCAACGTTTTAATGGAAGAAGAAGGTCTTGCTGCTCGTGGTACATTCATCATCGATCCAGACGGCGTTATCCAATCTATGGAAATCAATGCTGACGGTATCGGCCGTGACGCAAGCATCCTTGTTAACAAAATTAAAGCAGCTCAATACGTACGTAACAACCCAGGTGAAGTTTGCCCAGCTAAATGGCAAGAGGGTTCTGCAACACTTAAACCAAGCCTTGACCTTGTAGGCAAAATCTAAGGAGTTCGATCAAAATGATACTAGATGCAGATATAAAAACACAACTATCCCAATACCTTCAGTTAATGGAGAACGATATTTTACTTAAAGTAAGCGCAGGAGACGATAACGTATCTAAAGATATGTTATCTCTAGTAGATGAATTAGCTACTATGTCATCTAAGATTACAGTAGAAAAAGTTGAACTAGAGAGAACACCAAGCTTTAGCGTAAATCGCCCTGGTGAAGAAACTGGTGTCGTATTCGCTGGTATTCCATTAGGACACGAATTTACTTCATTAGTGTTAGCTTTACTACAAGTTAGTGGACGTGCTCCAAAAGTTGAACAAAAATTAATCGATCAAATCAAAAACATTCAAGGCGAATATCATTTTGAATCTTATATCAGCCTAAGTTGTCATAACTGTCCTGATGTTGTACAAGCTCTTAACGTGATGAGCGTTCTAAACTCTGGTATTACACATACTATGATTGATGGCGCTGCATTTAAAGAGGAAGTAGAAAGTAAAGACATCATGGCAGTACCAACTGTTTACCTAAATGGCGAATCTTTCGGAAGCGGTCGTATGACACTTGAAGAAATTTTAGCTAAAATGGGTAACGGTCCAGATGCATCAGAGCTTTCTGATAAAGATCCATACGATGTTCTTGTTGTTGGTGGCGGCCCAGCTGGTGCAAGTGCAGCAATTTATGCAGCACGTAAAGGCATCCGCACTGGTATCGTTGCTGAGCGCTTCGGTGGTCAAGTAATGGATACTATGGGTATTGAGAACTTCATCAGCGTAAAACGCACTGAAGGTCCTAAGCTAGTAGCAAGCCTTGAAGAGCACGTAAAAGAATACGACATCGATGTAATGAATCTACAACGTGCGAAACGTTTAGAGAAAAAAGAACTTATTGAAGTGGAACTTGAAAACGGCGCTATTCTGAAAAGTAAGAGCGTAATCGTTTCAACAGGTGCTCGCTGGCGTAATGTTGGCGTACCGGGTGAAGCTGAGTTCAAAAACAAAGGTGTAGCATACTGCCCACACTGTGACGGTCCATTATTCATCGGAAAAGATGTAGCGGTTATCGGCGGTGGTAACTCTGGTATTGAAGCAGCTATCGACTTAGCAGGTATTGTTAAGCACGTAACTGTTCTTGAATTCATGCCAGAATTAAAAGCTGATGCTGTATTACAAGAACGTCTTAACAGCTTACCAAACGTAACTGTTCTGAAAAACGTTCAAACGAAAGAAATCACTGGTACTGATAAAGTAAACGGTATTTCTTACATCGATCGTGAAACTGAAGAAGTACACCATGTTGAATTACAAGGTGTATTCGTTCAAATCGGTCTTGTGCCAAACACAGACTGGTTAGGCGAAACAGTTGAACGCGTTCGCGGTGAAATCGTAACAGACAAGCACGGCGCTACAAACGTACCAGGAGTGTTTGGTGCAGGTGACTGTACAAATAATCCGTACAAACAAATCATCATCTCTATGGGTTCAGGTGCGAATGCAGCTTTAGGTGCATTTGATTACTTAATCCGTAACTAATTATATAAACGTGAATAAAAGACGCGCTACCTATTGGTAGCGCGTCTTTTTTATTACATTGTATGTAAATGGTCGTCAAATGCCTTCCAACATATTAAATCATACGGTGGTTCTATATCTAATACTACATTTATATCTTCTGCTACTACTTGTATTCTTTTGGCCGGGGTATCTCTTTTTCCTGAAGAATAAATAGCAAGCTTAATTATTTCCTGCTTTCCATCTTCATAAATCCTTTTCTTTAAGTCTAATTGGTCAATTTGTTCTTTTGAAGGAATCTCTTTCCCTTCCCAATCACACATTTCAAATAGAGGATATCGATCCCCGTACCATTCCTCAATAATCTCAATGACTTTAAGAATAATATAATTCCCCGATACTAATTCGTAACTAACAGCATCGCCTGCTTTTAAAGAAGTATTCGCTATAAATCTCTTCGGTACTTTTTTAGCTTGTGGCTGCGGAGAATGTAACTGTTCTCTAAGTTTATTTAACACTACTTCACGTTTTCTCTGTAATTTAGGTTCATCCTCCCAGCGGGATAAATCTGCACCACTCTCTATTATTTGCAATGCCTCAAGTTTAACATTCTCTTGAAGTCTTCCTAACTTCCATTGCATGCAAGCAAATGCTAGCCAAAAAACAATAATCTCTTCATCATCTAGTTCAGTCTGGTATTCCTCAATTACAATCCTACTTGCTTCTTCATTTGAATATTCATTTCCTAACAAATCCTTATAAATTAACTGAATATCTTTAGCAATATCATCTGACAATATCGCTACTCCCCAAGCCCCCATACATTAACGCTCCAATCTATACACTAAAAATCTCTCATTCCCATTCTTCTCATAAGCACCCGGCAATCTAACCTCTCTCTTCAATTCAAACGCAGTCTGGTTCTCTAAGAAGAAAATATAATCTTCAGAAGGA
It encodes:
- a CDS encoding iron-hydroxamate ABC transporter substrate-binding protein; protein product: MKKLFISLTVLFVLVMSACSNGSTDKKNDAKGKKSETITYQSENGKVEVPANPQRVVVLSSFAGNVMSLGVNLVGVDSWSKQNPRFDSKLKNVAEVSDENVEKIAELNPDLIIGLSNIKNVDKLKKIAPTVTYTYGKVDYLTQHLEIGKLLNKEKEAKTWVDDFKKRAQTAGKDIKAKIGEDATVSVVENFNKQLYVYGENWGRGTEILYQEMKLKMPEKVKEKALKEGYYALSTEVLPEFAGDYLIVSKNKDTDNSFQETESYKNIPAVKNNRVYEANMMEFYFNDPLTLDFQLDFFKKSFLGQ
- a CDS encoding FecCD family ABC transporter permease, whose protein sequence is MKRKDVKRMKKEQDNLRSNAFTYKLILSIIAFFLIFMFAMVLGAADTSIKDVWLALTSSAKGDKLSILREIRLPREVAAIFVGAGLAVSGAIMQGLTRNPLADPGLLGLTGGANAALALTLAFNPSISYLYLTLACFIGAAIGAIMVFGIGMVKKGGLSPLRIVLAGAAVSAFLLAISEGVGIYFKISQDVSMWTAGGVIGTSWSQLKIIIPVISISIFIAILLAKKLTVLSFSEEVAVGLGQKIIVIKTILFIIIILLAGASVALVGNMAFIGLMIPHMVRPIVGPDYRFVIPMSAIAGASFMLLADTIGRTINAPYETPVAAIVAIVGLPFFLFIVRKGGRTFS
- a CDS encoding FecCD family ABC transporter permease, whose translation is MMQSILKKQRLIILALLILTITTIVIGMGLGSAALSYDRLIPTLMGQGSFKEEFVLYSLRLPRIVITLLAGMALALSGAILQGITRNDLAEPGILGINAGAGVAVSVFFLYFPIDVGSFLYLLPVVGFIGAFLTAVLIYVFSYSKSTGLQPIRLTLTGIGFSFALSGAMIVLISSADRMKVDFIAKWIAGNIWGDDWTFVLAMLPWLIVLIPFVFYKANRLNILALNEPVAIGVGIEIEKERRYLLIAAVALAAAAVSVTGGISFIGLMAPHIAKSLVGPRHQIFIPIAVLIGGWLLLLADTIGRNIVEPSGIPAGIVVALIGAPYFMYLLLKKA
- a CDS encoding L-fuculose-phosphate aldolase, with the translated sequence MLLQKEREEVVAYGKKMISSGLTKGTGGNISIFNREQGLVAISPSGLDYYETTPEDVVILNLDGEVIEGERKPSSELDMHLIYYRNREDINALVHTHSPYAKTIASLGWELPAVSYLIAFAGPNVRCAPYETFGTEQLAEAAFEGMIDRRAVLLANHGLMAGANNIKMAFTIAEEIEFCAQIYYQTKSVGEPKLLPEDEMENLAKKFEGYGQQ
- the mtnA gene encoding S-methyl-5-thioribose-1-phosphate isomerase; protein product: MAEQLIPIQWKDDALVLLDQTVLPNEVVYESFKTAEGVWDAIQVMKVRGAPAIGVSAAYGVYLGVKEVAESSAEEFIAEVKKVCAYLATSRPTAVNLFWALERMESVAKENAHLSIAQLKDRLLEEAKEIHREDEEINRQIGEHALTLFHDGMGVLTHCNAGALATTKYGTATAPMYLAKEKGWDLKIYSDETRPRLQGSTLTALELQRAGIDVTVITDNMAAMVMSQGKIDAVIVGCDRVAANGDVANKIGTLGVSILAKYYNIPFYVAAPTPTIDLKTLTGKEIPIEERDASEVINRFGQYSAPQESKVYNPAFDVTPYENVTAIITEKGIVRAPFMENLKKLFQ
- the mtnK gene encoding S-methyl-5-thioribose kinase; translated protein: MSKFTKYFLMEAKDVIAYVQEKLPKFEHAKGLKCKEIGDGNLNYVFRVWDEQKNISVIVKQAGDTARISDEFKLSTNRIRIESDVLRLEGELASGLVPNVYLFDSVMNCCVMEDLSDHTILRTALINHQMFPRLADDLTTFMVNTLLLTSDVVMNHKEKKELVKNYINPELCEITEDLVYSEPFTNHNKRNELFQLNEGWIREHIYSDKELRMEVAKLKFSFMTNAQALLHGDLHTGSVFVKSDSTKVIDPEFAFYGPMGYDVGNIMANLMFAWVNADAVMQSGIEKDTYMNWIESTMIDVIDLFKKKFLDAWDIHVTEIMAKEEGFNRVYLQSVLEDTAAVTGLELIRRIVGLAKVKDMTCIENEEARARAERICLQTAKKFILQANQYKTGSSFVETLKKQSMHSAK
- the ahpC gene encoding alkyl hydroperoxide reductase subunit C, whose protein sequence is MLLIGTEVKPFKANAYHNGEFIQVTDESLKGKWSVVCFYPADFTFVCPTELEDLQNQYATLKDLGVEVYSVSTDTHFTHKAWHDSSETIGKIEYIMIGDPTRTITTNFNVLMEEEGLAARGTFIIDPDGVIQSMEINADGIGRDASILVNKIKAAQYVRNNPGEVCPAKWQEGSATLKPSLDLVGKI
- the ahpF gene encoding alkyl hydroperoxide reductase subunit F; this translates as MILDADIKTQLSQYLQLMENDILLKVSAGDDNVSKDMLSLVDELATMSSKITVEKVELERTPSFSVNRPGEETGVVFAGIPLGHEFTSLVLALLQVSGRAPKVEQKLIDQIKNIQGEYHFESYISLSCHNCPDVVQALNVMSVLNSGITHTMIDGAAFKEEVESKDIMAVPTVYLNGESFGSGRMTLEEILAKMGNGPDASELSDKDPYDVLVVGGGPAGASAAIYAARKGIRTGIVAERFGGQVMDTMGIENFISVKRTEGPKLVASLEEHVKEYDIDVMNLQRAKRLEKKELIEVELENGAILKSKSVIVSTGARWRNVGVPGEAEFKNKGVAYCPHCDGPLFIGKDVAVIGGGNSGIEAAIDLAGIVKHVTVLEFMPELKADAVLQERLNSLPNVTVLKNVQTKEITGTDKVNGISYIDRETEEVHHVELQGVFVQIGLVPNTDWLGETVERVRGEIVTDKHGATNVPGVFGAGDCTNNPYKQIIISMGSGANAALGAFDYLIRN